GCCACAACCGCAGCCGCTACGACGAGGGCGACCACGTGATCTTTGTCGGCGAGGTGGAGCGCTGCGGCGTGCTCGATGGCAAGGACGGCCCGCTGATCTTCCAGGGCGGCCAGTTCACCACCACCGCCCCGCTCGATCTCTGAACAGCCACTGGGCCATCATCATGGCGGACCTGCCGGCAGCCCCCTCGCCCCAGCCCTTTGTCGACGGCTACCTGGCCTACCTGCTGGCGCGCGCCAGCCATCTGATCTCGGGCGAATTCCATCGCGAGGTCGAGGCCAGCGGCCTGTCGGTGCAGGAATGGCGCGTGCTGGCGACGCTGGCCGACCGCCCCGACTGCACCGTCGGCGCGCTGGCGGAAATCACGCTGACCAAGCAGCCCACGCTGACCAAGCTGGTCGACCGCATGGCGCACGACGGCCTGGTCCGGCGCCGCGCCGGCAAGACCGACCGCCGCCAGGCGCTGGTCTCGATCACGCCGCGCGGGCTGGCGCTGGTGCAGCCGCTGCTCGAGCGCGCCGCGCAGCACGAGCGCGCGGTGCTGGATGACTTCGGCGCCCGCCAGGGCGCGCAGCTGAAGGAAACCCTGCGCCAGCTGATCGCGCTGCACACGCAGCGCTAGGCTTCAGCGGCCGGCTTCAGCGTCCGACTTCAGGATCGCCAGCGGCGAACTGTCTACCTTGATCCGCTGCAGCACGATATTCGAGCGGATATCCATCACGCCCGGGGTGCGGTACAGACGGTTGACGATGAAGTCCGAGTAGTGCTTCAGGTTGCGCGCCTGCACGCGCAGGATGTAGTTGCTGTCGCCGGTGATGATGTACGCCGACAGCACCTCCGGCCACGACTGCACCGCGGCGATAAAGGTGTCGTGCCAGCCCTCCACGTCATGGCGCATCGACACCTGCACGATCGCCTCCAGCTCCAGCCCCAGTTGCTCGGCATCGAACCAGGCGCGATAGCCGCCGATCACCCCCGACTCTTCCAGCAGCCGGACCCGGCGCAGGCAGGCCGACGGCGACAGCGCCACGCGGTCGGCCAGGTCCTGGTTGCTGATGCGGCCGTTCTCCTGCAGGCAGGTCAGGATGCGCAGATCGGTCGGATCGAGGTTCATTCGAATTTCCTTCGATAAATCGTGGATTTTTCGCATTCTATGCGAAAGGCAGGCCGGATGACGGGCCATTTAGCAAGCCTCTTGCCGCCGATTTTGACTATGATTCCCGACATCGAGGCACACAGAAACAGCGCCCGTGGAGGGCGCCGCGCACACCCATGACCGCCCCCAATCCCGACCCGCGCCGGCTGTGGGACATCAGCCCGCCGCTGTCGACCGCCACGCCGGTATGGCCGGGCGATACGCCGTTCCAGCAACAGCCGGCCTGGCAGATCGACGCCCATTGCCCGGTCAATGTCGGCCGCATCACGCTGTCGCCGCACACCGGCGCGCATGCGGACGCGCCGCTGCACTACGCCGCCGACGGCGCGCCGATCGGCGCCGTGCCGCTGGCGCCCTACCTGGGCCCGTGCCGCGTGATCCACTGCATCGGCGCCGCGCCGCTGGTGCAGCCGCATCATGTCGAGCATGCGCTCGAGGCGCTGCCGCCGCGGGTGCTGCTGCGCACCTACCGGCAGGCGCCGCTGGCGCAGTGGGACCCTGATTTTTGCGCGGTGTCGCCCGACACCATCGCGCTGCTGGCCGCGCACGGCGTGCAGCTGGTCGGCATCGACACGCCCTCGCTCGATCCGCAGGACTCCAAGACCATGGACGCGCACAACGCCGTGCGCCGCCATGGCCTGGCGATCCTGGAAGGCATCGTGCTGGACCAGGTCGATGCCGGCGACTATGAACTGATCGCGCTGCCGCTGCGCTTTGCCGCGCTGGATGCCAGCCCGGTGCGCGCGGTGCTGCGCAGCCTCGACTGAACCTTTTCCCGAACCCGCCTGGCCTTTCTGCACGACATGACGACCATTGACCGCGAGCACTGTATCCGGCTCGACCAGCAAGACCCGCTGCGCCCGCTGCGTGACCAGTTCGCGCTGCCCCAGGGCGTGATCTACCTCGACGGCAATTCGCTCGGCGCCCGCCCGCGCGCCGCCGCCGCGCGTGCCGCCCAGGTGGTGGCCGAGGAATGGGGCGACGGCCTGATCCGCAGCTGGAACACCGCCGGCTGGTTCGACCTGCCGCAGCGCCTGGGCAACAAGCTGGCGGGGCTGGTGGGCGCGGGCCACGATGAAGTGGTGGTCACCGACACCACCTCGATCAACCTGTTCAAGGTGCTGGCCGCGGCGCTGCGGGTGCAGCAGACGCGCGACCCGGCGCGCAAGGTGATCGTCTCCGAGGCCAGCAACTTTCCCACCGACCTGTATATCGCGCAGGGCCTGGCCGACCTGCTGCAGCAGGGCTATTCGCTGCGGCTGGTGAATTCGCCGGCCGAGATCGACGCCGCGGTCGGCGCCGACACCGCGGTGCTGATGCTGACCCACGTCAACTACAAGACCGGCGAGATGCTCGACATGGCCGGGCTGACCGAGCTGGCCCACGCGCGCGGCGCGCTGACGGTGTGGGATCTGTGCCATTCGGCCGGCGCCGTGCCGGTCGACCTGAAGGCGGCCGGGGCCGACTACGCCATCGGCTGCACCTACAAGTACCTGAACGGCGGCCCGGGCTCGCCCGCCTTCGTCTGGGTCGCGCCGGCGCTGCGCGATGCCTTCTGGCAGCCGCTGTCGGGCTGGTGGGGCCATGCCGCGCCGTTCGCGATGGATCCGCAGTACCGCCCGGTCGAGGGCGTGCGCCGCTTCCTGTGTGGCACGCAGCCGGTCACGTCGCTGGCGATGGTCGAGTGCGGGCTGGACATCTTCGCCCAGACCAATATGCAGGTGCTGCGCGCCAAGTCATTGCTGCTGACCGACTTGTTCATCGAACTGGTCGAGGCTCGCTGCGGGCACCACCCGCTGACGCTGGTCACGCCGCGCGAGCACGCGCGCCGCGGCAGCCAGGTCAGCCTGGAGCACCCGGACGGCTATGCCCTGGTGCAGGCCCTGATCGAGCGCGGCGTGATCGGCGACTACCGCGAGCCGCGCATCGCCCGCTTCGGCTTCACGCCGCTCTACACCAGCTTCGCCGAGGTGTGGGATGCTGTGGAAATCCTGCGCGACGTGCTGGACAGCGGCGCCTATCGCGACGCGCGCTTCCAGACGCGCGGCCAGGTGACCTGACCGGGAGCGCATCATGAGCGAATTCAAGGGATGCCCCTTCTCCGGCGCGGCGCCGGCAGCCACGCCGGCAGCCGCCCCGCAAGGCGACGGCTGGCATGGCGCGCAGATGGATTTCGCCAGGGACATGAGCTATGGCGACTACCTCGGCCTGGACCAGATCCTGAGCGCGCAGCATCCGCTGTCGCCGGACCATAACGAGATGCTGTTTATCGTGCAGCACCAGACCACCGAGCTGTGGATGAAGCTGATGCTGCACGAACTGCGCGCCGCGCGCGAGTCGGTCAAGGGCGACAGCCTGCCGCCGGCGTTCAAGATGCTGACGCGCGTGTCGCGCATCATGGACCAGCTGGTGCAGGCGTGGAACGTGCTGGCCACGATGACGCCGCCCGAATACTCGGCGATGCGGCCCTACCTGGGCATGTCGTCGGGCTTCCAGTCGTACCAGTACCGCGAGATCGAGTTCATTCTCGGCAACAAGAACGCCGCCATGCTGCGTCCGCATGCGCACCGGCCGGAACACCTGGCGCTGGTCGAGGCCGCGCTGAAGACGCCGTCGCTGTACGACGAGGCGATCCGGCTGATGGCGCGGCGCGGCTTTGCCATCGACGCCGACTGCGTCGAGCGCGACTGGACCCAGCCGACCGCGTACAACGCCTCGGTCGAGGCGGCGTGGCTGGAGGTCTACCGCAACCCCGGCGCGCACTGGGAACTCTATGAGCTGGGCGAGAAGTTCGTCGACCTGGAAGACGCGTTCCGGCAATGGCGCTTCCGCCATGTGACCACGGTCGAGCGGGTGATCGGCTTCAAGCGCGGCACCGGCGGCACCGAGGGTGTCAGCTACCTGCGCAAGATGCTGGACGTGGTGCTGTTTCCGGAATTGTGGAAGCTGCGCACTGACCTTTGATCCGCCCTGTCCCTGCGCGCAGGGACCGCGGTAAGGGCGGCGGGCTGCCTCAGCCCGCCGGCTCGGACAATCTTGCCGCCAGCGTCTGCAGCGCCGGCGCCAGCGTCTGGTGGAACACCGCCTCGTCCACCGCGCCATAGGAAGCGCTGCAGCTCAGCATGTGCAGCTCCTTCTCCCCCACCGGCCGGAACGCCACCGCACAGGCATGGATGGCCGGATGCCAGTCGCGGAACGACGCGGCATAGCCGCGCTGCTGCGCCTCGGCCAGCGCGGCGCGGGTGGCGGCCTCCTGCTGCTTCCACTGCTCCGGGAAGGCCTGGCTGAACTCGGCCATCACGCGCTCGCGGCGCGGCGCCGGCAGCGCGGCCAGGTAGGCCCGCCCCATCGAACTCGACACCAGCGACAGCCGCGAGCCGACGCCCAGCCCGAGCATCACGCCGGCATCATTGCGGATCGATTCCAGGTAGATCACCTCCATGCGCTCGCGCTTGCCGAGCGACACCGAAACCCCGTACGACTGCGCGAACGCCAGCATGTGCGGGCGCGCCAGCGACACCACGTCCGACGCCGACAGGTAGGCGTAGCCCAGCGCCAGCACCCCGGCATCGAGCGCGTACTTGCCCAGGCTCTCGTCATAGCGCAGGTAGCCCAGCTGCACCAGCGTACCGGCCAGGCGGCTGACGGTGGCCTTGGGAAAGCCGGTGCGGCGCACGAATTCCTGGTTGCCCAGCATTGCCTCGCCGGTGCGGAAGCAGCGCAGCAGTTCCAGGCCGCGCGCCAGC
This Cupriavidus nantongensis DNA region includes the following protein-coding sequences:
- a CDS encoding MarR family winged helix-turn-helix transcriptional regulator; this encodes MADLPAAPSPQPFVDGYLAYLLARASHLISGEFHREVEASGLSVQEWRVLATLADRPDCTVGALAEITLTKQPTLTKLVDRMAHDGLVRRRAGKTDRRQALVSITPRGLALVQPLLERAAQHERAVLDDFGARQGAQLKETLRQLIALHTQR
- a CDS encoding Lrp/AsnC family transcriptional regulator, producing MNLDPTDLRILTCLQENGRISNQDLADRVALSPSACLRRVRLLEESGVIGGYRAWFDAEQLGLELEAIVQVSMRHDVEGWHDTFIAAVQSWPEVLSAYIITGDSNYILRVQARNLKHYSDFIVNRLYRTPGVMDIRSNIVLQRIKVDSSPLAILKSDAEAGR
- the kynB gene encoding arylformamidase, whose amino-acid sequence is MTAPNPDPRRLWDISPPLSTATPVWPGDTPFQQQPAWQIDAHCPVNVGRITLSPHTGAHADAPLHYAADGAPIGAVPLAPYLGPCRVIHCIGAAPLVQPHHVEHALEALPPRVLLRTYRQAPLAQWDPDFCAVSPDTIALLAAHGVQLVGIDTPSLDPQDSKTMDAHNAVRRHGLAILEGIVLDQVDAGDYELIALPLRFAALDASPVRAVLRSLD
- the kynU gene encoding kynureninase, whose protein sequence is MTTIDREHCIRLDQQDPLRPLRDQFALPQGVIYLDGNSLGARPRAAAARAAQVVAEEWGDGLIRSWNTAGWFDLPQRLGNKLAGLVGAGHDEVVVTDTTSINLFKVLAAALRVQQTRDPARKVIVSEASNFPTDLYIAQGLADLLQQGYSLRLVNSPAEIDAAVGADTAVLMLTHVNYKTGEMLDMAGLTELAHARGALTVWDLCHSAGAVPVDLKAAGADYAIGCTYKYLNGGPGSPAFVWVAPALRDAFWQPLSGWWGHAAPFAMDPQYRPVEGVRRFLCGTQPVTSLAMVECGLDIFAQTNMQVLRAKSLLLTDLFIELVEARCGHHPLTLVTPREHARRGSQVSLEHPDGYALVQALIERGVIGDYREPRIARFGFTPLYTSFAEVWDAVEILRDVLDSGAYRDARFQTRGQVT
- the kynA gene encoding tryptophan 2,3-dioxygenase — translated: MSEFKGCPFSGAAPAATPAAAPQGDGWHGAQMDFARDMSYGDYLGLDQILSAQHPLSPDHNEMLFIVQHQTTELWMKLMLHELRAARESVKGDSLPPAFKMLTRVSRIMDQLVQAWNVLATMTPPEYSAMRPYLGMSSGFQSYQYREIEFILGNKNAAMLRPHAHRPEHLALVEAALKTPSLYDEAIRLMARRGFAIDADCVERDWTQPTAYNASVEAAWLEVYRNPGAHWELYELGEKFVDLEDAFRQWRFRHVTTVERVIGFKRGTGGTEGVSYLRKMLDVVLFPELWKLRTDL
- a CDS encoding IclR family transcriptional regulator; this translates as MANLNPNPQPDPSLSREPAAAPVRDSDPNFVTALARGLELLRCFRTGEAMLGNQEFVRRTGFPKATVSRLAGTLVQLGYLRYDESLGKYALDAGVLALGYAYLSASDVVSLARPHMLAFAQSYGVSVSLGKRERMEVIYLESIRNDAGVMLGLGVGSRLSLVSSSMGRAYLAALPAPRRERVMAEFSQAFPEQWKQQEAATRAALAEAQQRGYAASFRDWHPAIHACAVAFRPVGEKELHMLSCSASYGAVDEAVFHQTLAPALQTLAARLSEPAG